In the genome of Patescibacteria group bacterium, one region contains:
- a CDS encoding HU family DNA-binding protein, whose product MNKASIVDAVHAKLGGTKVQAEQAVETMIEAIVGSLKKGEEVSIAGLGIFSAKQRQARKARNPRTGEMVDVPAMRVPKFRAAKALKDAVK is encoded by the coding sequence ATGAATAAAGCAAGTATCGTAGATGCAGTACACGCAAAGCTTGGAGGAACAAAGGTTCAGGCAGAGCAGGCAGTTGAAACAATGATTGAAGCTATCGTAGGTTCTCTAAAGAAGGGTGAAGAAGTTTCAATCGCAGGTTTGGGAATCTTCTCAGCAAAGCAGCGACAGGCTCGAAAGGCTCGAAATCCTCGAACTGGAGAGATGGTAGATGTACCAGCAATGCGAGTTCCTAAGTTCCGAGCAGCAAAGGCTCTTAAGGACGCTGTAAAATAA